From the genome of Mixophyes fleayi isolate aMixFle1 chromosome 2, aMixFle1.hap1, whole genome shotgun sequence, one region includes:
- the LOC142141214 gene encoding retinol dehydrogenase 16-like: MWLCLLVVLALIILYRWYRQRQILENLTDKYVFITGCDSGFGNVLARNLDKCGMSVLAACLTETGAEELRKETSSRVQTVILDVTDSQSVSSAAEWVKDIVHDKGLWGVVNNAGIAMPTAPNEWLAKDDFLKVLNVNLLGLIDVTLKLLPLIRKAKGRVVNISSICGRITTSGGGYCISKYGVESFSDSLRREIARFGVKVSVVEPGFFKTPVSNADAVLGNFKKLWEKVPEEIRTTYGQKNYEIQRKKILNGLSKTSSKIHLVTDCIEHALTAVYPQTRYSAGWDAKFIFIPLSYFPSALVDFILTRS; encoded by the exons ATGTGGCTCTGTCTGCTGGTGGTGTTGGCTCTGATCATCCTGTATAGATGGTACAGACAAAGGCAGATACTGGAGAATCTCACTGATAAATATGTCTTCATCACTGGATGTGATTCTGGATTTGGGAACGTGCTGGCGAGGAATCTGGATAAATGTGGAATGAGTGTTTTGGCTGCTTGTCTGACGGAGACCGGGGCTGAGGAACTGAGAAAGGAGACCTCCAGCAGAGTGCAGACAGTAATCCTGGATGTCACTGACAGTCAGAGTGTAAGCTCTGCTGCAGAGTGGGTCAAAGATATCGTTCATGATAAAG GACTGTGGGGTGTGGTGAATAATGCAGGAATTGCTATGCCTACTGCTCCTAATGAATGGCTGGCCAAAGatgattttttaaaagttttgaaTGTGAATTTACTGGGACTGATAGATGTTACACTTAAGTTGCTGCCCCTGATCCGGAAAGCAAAGGGCCGAGTGGTAAACATTTCAAGCATTTGTGGGAGAATAACTACCTCTGGTGGAGGATACTGCATCTCCAAATATGGAGTGGAATCCTTCTCGGACAGTCTCCG CCGTGAGATAGCCAGATTCGGTGTGAAAGTCTCTGTCGTGGAACCTGGGTTTTTCAAAACACCAGTCAGTAATGCAGATGCAGTATTAGGAAACTTTAAAAAACTTTGGGAGAAGGTCCCAGAAGAAATCCGCACGACTTATGGGCAGAAAAACTATGAAATAC AGCGCAAGAAGATTCTCAACGGCCTTTCAAAGACAAGTTCAAAGATTCACCTGGTCACAGATTGTATAGAGCATGCTCTGACTGCTGTCTACCCACAGACACGCTACTCTGCTGGCTGGGATGCTAAATTCATCTTCATACCTCTTTCCTACTTCCCATCGGCTTTGGTGGATTTTATTCTTACAAGGTCCTAG